DNA from Sorangium aterium:
GACCCCGCACAGGATGAGGGCGACGTAGCCGGCGATGGCCGCGCACGCGACCGCGATGGGCACCGGCGCGACGAGCAGCGAGCGCGCGACCAGCGCGAGCGCGCCCAGCGACGCGGCATAGAGGAGGGCCCGCGCGAACGGCACGGGTTACTTCTTCGCGCGCTTCTTTTCGGGCTCGACCTCGAGGTCGTCGTCGAGCTCGTCCGCCGCGGCGGAGGCGGCGATGCGCTTGTTGTTGCCCCCGGCCGCCGCCTTCACCGCCGGCTTCGCGCCCGGCTTCTCCTCGTCCGAGGGGTCGTTGTCGGCCTCGTAGAAGCCGCCGAGGAGCGCGGCGATCGCGGCGAGCGACGTGATCGCCAGGCCGCCGAACGTCCCGGTGCTCCCCGCGGCCTCGCCGAGCGACAGGTTCGCGCCCCCGAGCTCGCCGAGCGGCACAGGCACCGGCACCGTGAGCCACCTGCGCGCGGCGTACATCAGGCCAGCGCCGAGCAGCGCTCCGACGAAGGCCTTCATCCCCGCCTCGATCTTCGCGTCCTTCGCCCAGATGGGCTTGCCCGCGATCAGCCCCACGAGGACCCCGGCGAGCGCCGCGGCCACGTAAGCGATGATCGCCACCGGCGCGGCGAAGCCGAGCTTCGCCAGCGCGAAGCCCAGCAGGCCCCCCACGATGAGCCCCTTCACAACCCCGAGGATCAGGCGACCCAGCATCAGATCCATCCTTGGCACGACGCGGGGCGCCGTTCAACATGGCGCGGCGCCATGGCGCCGTTGAAACGCGGCCCCGCGCGGTCGCGTTCCGCGTCGTTCCGCGTCGTTCCGCGTCGTTCCGCGTCGTTCCGCGTCGTTCCGCGTCGTTCCGCGTCGTTCCGCGTCGTTCCGCAGGGCGCCGCGTTGTGAGCGCGACCGCGCGGCGCCATCGGGCCGCGCCAGGAGAGCGACCGCGCGGCGCCCCCTGTGGTAGACGGCCCCCACCGCCCGGGTAGCCCGCTCCTCCTCGACAACGCGCTCGGCCCTGCCGCGCGCCGCGCCCCTCGCCACAGCCTGACCCGGACTCCGACCGGCCGTGCTCTTCAATACCCTCCGTTACGCCGAGTTCTTCGCCGCCGTCTTCGTCGGATCGTGGGCGCTCGTGCGGTACGCCGGCGCCTGGCCGCGCCTCGTGTTCCTGCTGCTCGTCAGCTACGGGTTCTACGCGGCCTGGGACTGGCGCTACCTGCCGCTCATCTTCGCCTCGTCCACCGTCGACTTCTTCCTCGCCCGCGCGATCGCCCGCGAGGAGCGGCCCCGGGCGCGGCGCGCGATGCTCGTCGCCACGGTGGTGCTGAACCTCGGGTTCCTGGGGTTCTTCAAGTACTGGAACTTCGCGCTCGAGAACGCCGCGGCGCTCCGCGCGCTGCTCACGGGCGAGCCGGCGAGCGTGGGCCACGCGTTCCGGGTGCTCCTGCCGCCGGTCGGCATCTCGTTCTTCACGTTCGAGTCGATGAGCTACGTCGTCGATGTGTACCGGGGCGAGCTCCCGCCCCACAAGAGCTACCTCCGCTACCTGCTCTTCGTCGCCTTCTTCCCGCACCTCGTCGCCGGGCCCATCGTGCGCCCGCGGGACCTGCTCCCGCAGTTCGAGCGCGCCCCGAGCCTCACCCTCGAGGAGGGCGGGGCGGCGCTGTTCCTCGTCGCGATCGGCCTCGTGAAGAAGGTCGTGCTCTCCGACCAGCTCGCGCTCAACCTCGTCGACCGCGTGTTCGAGCGCCCGGAGAACTACTCGGCCCTGGAGGTCCTCGCGGGCGTCTACGGCTACGCCGCGCAGATCTACTGCGATTTCTCCGGCTACACCGACATCGCGATCGGCTCGGCGCTCCTGCTCGGCGTGCGGTTCCCGAAGAACTTCGACGCGCCGTACAAGGCGCACAACCTCGCTGATTTCTGGCGCCGCTGGCACATCTCGCTCTCCACCTGGCTCCGCGACTACCTGTACATCCCGCTCGGCGGCAACCGCGGCTCCGAGCTGGCGACGTACCGCAACCTGATGATCACGATGCTGCTCGGCGGCCTCTGGCACGGGGCATCGTGGAACTTCGTCTTCTGGGGCTTCCTCCACGGCCTCGGCCTCGCCGTGACGCGCGCCTTCCAGCGCGCCGTCCAGCGCCGGCGACCGGCCGGCGAGGGCGAGCGCGATGGCGCGACCGCGAGCTCGCCCCTCGCTTCCTTCCTCGTCCGCTTCCCCGTCCGCGCGCTGTGCGTGCTGCTGACGTTCCACTACGTCTGCTTCGCGTGGATCTTCTTCCGCGTGCCGACCTTCTCGCAGGCCGTGCTCATCCTGCGGCAGATCGGCACGCTGACGACCTTCCACCCGAACCTCCCGCCCGTGCTGGTCGCGCTCCTCGGGGTCGCGCTCCTGTCCCATTACGTGCCGGAGCGCCTCTACGAGCGCGCCCGCGGCGCCTTCATCGCGGCGCCGGCGCCGGTGCAGGGCGCGCTGCTGTTCCTCGTCGCGATCGGTCTCCACGAGGCGGCGAGCGCGGCCGCGGTCCCGTTCGTATACTTCCAGTTCTGAGAGCGGCGGTCACCCGCTTCGGATACGGGCCCATCTCGGCGTTTTCGGTGCTCAGCTCCCTTTCGTGCGCTTCCGCGCCGAAAACGCCGATCTGGACCCGTCTCCTGTGCGGGTGACCGCCGCTCTGCGGCGCGTGTGCAGAGCGTGCGCGACGGGGCGGAGGGAGCAGGCCGCGATCAACGCAGGTGGGGCCCCGGCCATAACGATGGATCGAACGTGGCCCGGCCGCGCTCCAGGCATACCGACGCTCGCGCAGCGGCCGGCCCGCGGCGTCCTCGACCGTGATGACCACCGGCCGCCCGCCATCGTCCCGCGTGCTGCGGATCGCATAGCCGCCCTCGCGCACGCGCGCCGCCTCGCGGCCCAGGCCGTCCTCCTCGATGCGGATGCGCTCGACCCCCGCCGCCGACTCGATCGTCATCGACGCGACGCCGCTGCCATGCTCCCGATCGAGCTTGATCTCCCAGCCCGTCGAGTAACGTCGGCCCACCCAGGTTGCCGCGCGCGTCGTAGACGAACCGCTCCGCCGAGCCGTCCGGACCGGTGATCGCGGTGACCTGACCGCGCGCGTCGTACGCGTATGACGTCCTCGCGCCGAGCGGATCGATCCGCTCTATGGCACCGGGCTCGGCGCTGCGGGCGTGGTGCATACGCTCACCGCCATGCCGGTCATCCGATGCCCCGACTTCTCGGTGATCGTGTCCATCCCGAGCGCGGTGACCTTGCTCATGAGCCGGCGAGCGTAGCGGCCTGCTGGAGCGGCGGTCTACGCAACGTGTCGGGTCGACCACGGCCGCGGATGAGCACGGGCTCGCCCGCGATGACGACGCGCCCCGCCGGCACGACGACCGCACCCGGCCTGGACGAGGATGGCCGCCGCCGACGCAGAGATGAGTCGGCGCGATCTCCCGATGTGATCTAGGCTCTCGCCGTGCGCCCGCCCCCTCTCGCCGCCCTCGCCCCCCTCGCCGTCCTCCTTGCCGGCGCGCTCTCGCTGTCATGCAGCGTGGCCAACGTGCCGGCGAACGCGATGCCGATGATCCGGG
Protein-coding regions in this window:
- a CDS encoding MBOAT family O-acyltransferase, yielding MLFNTLRYAEFFAAVFVGSWALVRYAGAWPRLVFLLLVSYGFYAAWDWRYLPLIFASSTVDFFLARAIAREERPRARRAMLVATVVLNLGFLGFFKYWNFALENAAALRALLTGEPASVGHAFRVLLPPVGISFFTFESMSYVVDVYRGELPPHKSYLRYLLFVAFFPHLVAGPIVRPRDLLPQFERAPSLTLEEGGAALFLVAIGLVKKVVLSDQLALNLVDRVFERPENYSALEVLAGVYGYAAQIYCDFSGYTDIAIGSALLLGVRFPKNFDAPYKAHNLADFWRRWHISLSTWLRDYLYIPLGGNRGSELATYRNLMITMLLGGLWHGASWNFVFWGFLHGLGLAVTRAFQRAVQRRRPAGEGERDGATASSPLASFLVRFPVRALCVLLTFHYVCFAWIFFRVPTFSQAVLILRQIGTLTTFHPNLPPVLVALLGVALLSHYVPERLYERARGAFIAAPAPVQGALLFLVAIGLHEAASAAAVPFVYFQF